A single genomic interval of Notolabrus celidotus isolate fNotCel1 chromosome 13, fNotCel1.pri, whole genome shotgun sequence harbors:
- the LOC117824550 gene encoding LOW QUALITY PROTEIN: 60S ribosomal protein L26-like (The sequence of the model RefSeq protein was modified relative to this genomic sequence to represent the inferred CDS: inserted 1 base in 1 codon; deleted 2 bases in 1 codon; substituted 1 base at 1 genomic stop codon) → MREIEAGGKCGRGIHGDDSSHSGICVSFVLSLTSDKSQNLKRHFNAPSHIRRKITSSPLSKELXQXVRSMPFCKDDEVHVVRGDYKGQQIGKVVQVYRKKYVIYIERVQREKAIGTTVHVGKVVITRLKLDKDRKKILEHNACTDGKGKGKHKEETIEKMQE, encoded by the exons ATGAg agaaaTAGAAGCAGGTGGgaaatgtgggcgtggcattcATGGAGACGATTCATCACATTCTGGCATATGTGTTTCCTTTGTCCTGTCTTTAACCAGTGACAAAt CACAGAACCTTAAGAGGCATTTCAATGCCCCCTCACACATCAGGAGGAAGATCACGTCTTCCCCACTGTCCAAAGAGCTCTGAC ATGTGAGGTCCATGCCCTTCTGCAAAGATGACGAAGTCCATGTGGTCCGTGGAGACTACAAAGGCCAGCAGATTGGCAAAGTGGTGCAGGTCTACAGGAAGAAGTATGTCATCTACATTGAgcgtgtgcag agagagaaggccaTAGGAACCACAGTCCATGTCGGCAAGGTGGTTATCACGAGGCTAAAGCTGGACAAGGACCGCAAGAAGATCCTGGAGCACAACGCTTGCACCGATGGAAAGGGGAAGGGCAAACACAAGGAGGAGACCATTGAGAAGATGCAGGAGTGA